AAAAGGACCGCGGAACCGAAATGGCTTGCCATTTTGAAACTCTGGAGAGCGGCGTCAACAGCGCCCACCGATGGGGCAAATCTCTCAGGTATCGAGGACAGAGGGGTGAAACGCAAGATGTGTATCTTTCGTTTCACCCCTTTTTCGTTTCTAGAACTGGCATTAACAAATGCCTGTAAAGGATTGATATGCTGAAGAAAACTGTTTTAAATTCTGCTCACCGTGCGATGAATGCCCGGATGGTCGATTTCGGCGGCTGGGACATGCCGGTGAACTACGGCTCGCAGATCGAAGAGCACAACGCCGTGCGCAACAACTGTGGCATGTTCGATGTCTCGCACATGTGCCCGGTCGATGTCGTCGGCGCTGATTGCCGCACCTTCCTCTCCCGCCTCGTCGCCAACGATGTCGCCAAGCTCAAGGTTTCCGGCAAGGCCCTTTACGCCGTCATGCTCAATGATGCCGGCGGGGTCATCGACGACCTGATCATCTATTTCCTGACCGACACCAGCTTCCGTATCGTCGTCAATGCTGGCACGGCCGACAAGGATCTGGCCTGGATGCAGGCCAAGGTCGCCGAATGGAAACTTGACGTAAGCATCACCCAGCGCCGTGACGGAACCAATAACCTCGGCATCATCGCCGTCCAGGGTCCGAATGCCCGCAGCAAGGTTTGGGAAGTCCTGCCCCAGGCCAAGACTGCGACCGAGGGCCTGAAAGCCTTCTTCGCCGCAGAAGTCGACCAGTACTTTATCGCCAGCACCGGCTACACCGGTGAGGACGGCTACGAAATCATGATGCCGGCCGAAGAAGCCGAAGCCCTGTGGAACAAGCTCAACGCTGCTGGCGTCGCACCCTGCGGCCTCGGCGCCCGCGACACGCTGCGCCTTGAAGCCGGCATGAACCTCTACGGCCAGGACATGGATGAGACGGTTTCGCCGCTCGACGCCGGTCTGGCCTGGACCGTTTCCCTCAATACCGAGCGCGACTTCGTCGGCAAGGCAGCCCTCATCGCCAACGGCCAGCAGAAACAATTCCTCGGCCTGATCCTCCTCGACAAGGGCGTCCTGCGCGGCCACCAGAAAGTCATGACCGCCCAGGGCGACGGTGAAATCACCTCCGGCAGCTTCTCGCCGACCCTGCAACAATCCATCGCCCTCGCCCGCCTGCCGCTCGGCGTCCAGATCGGCGACACGGTGGAAGTCGATATTCGTGGCAAGGCCCTCAAGGCCAAGGTCAGCAAACCCGTATTCGCCCGCAACGGCAAAGCAGTCATCTAAATCCCCCCATTCAGGAGAAACCCATGTCCAAAGTCCTCGCCAACCTCAAGTACGCCGCCTCCCACGAATGGATGCTGCTTAACGCTGACGGCTCCGTCACCGTCGGCATTACCGACCACGCCCAGGAAGCCCTCGGCGACCTCGTCTTCGTCGAACTGCCGGAAGTCGGCGCCCATTACGCCGCGGAAAAGGAAATCGCCGTTGTCGAATCGGTCAAGGCCGCAGCTGACGTCTATGCGCCGATCTCCGGCACCGTCACCGAAGTAAATCAGGCTGCCGCTGACGCCCCGGAATCGGTCAATCAGGATGCCTACGCCGCCTGGCTGTTCAAGATGACCCCGGACAACGTCGCCGACCTCGACAAGATGCTCGACGACGCCGCCTATCAGGCTGTTGCCGACGCCGCCTAAGCAAGGACTGCCCATGCCGCTCAATCAACCGCTCTCCGCACTGGAGCAGCACGACGAATTCATCGGCCGTCATATCGGCCCCTGCGCCTCGGAAATGGCTGCCATGCTCGCCGCCATCGGCGCCGACAGCCTGGAACAGCTGATCGACCAGACCGTTCCCGCCGCCATCCGCCTGCCGGCCGACCTGCCGCTGCCGGCCCCGCGTCGCGAACATGAAGCACTGGCCGACCTCAAGGCCATGGCGGGCAAGAATGTCGTCAACAAGTCCTGCATCGGCATGGGCTATTACGACACCCTGACGCCCAAGGTCATCCTGCGCAATGTCATGGAAAACCCCGGCTGGTACACGGCCTATACGCCCTACCAGGCGGAGATCGCCCAGGGCCGCCTGGAAGCGCTGATGAACTTCCAGCAGATGGTCGTCGACCTGACCGGCCTCGAAATCGCCAACGCCTCACTGCTCGACGAAGCCACCGCCGCGGCCGAAGCGATGACCATGGCGCGCCGCGTCTCCAAGTCAAAATCCAACCGCTTCCTGGTCGACGCCGCCTGCTTCCCGCAGACCATCGACGTGGTCAAGACCCGCGCCGGCTATTTCGGCTTTGAACTGGTCATCGCCGCCGTCGACACGGTCAAGGATGACGACTTCTTCGGCGCCCTGCTCCAGTACCCCGGCGACAACGGCGAAGTCCGTGACCTGACCGCCACCATCGCCGGCCTCAAGGCCAAGGGCACCACTGTCGCTGTCGCCACCGACCTGATGGCGCTGGTGCTGCTCAAGTCGCCCGGTGCCATGGGGGCCGATATCGCCCTCGGTTCGAGCCAGCGTTTCGGCATTCCGATGGGCTTCGGTGGCCCGCACGCCGCCTTCTTTGCCACCCGCGAAGCCTTCGTCCGCTCGATGCCGGGCCGTATCATCGGCGTCTCCAAGGATGCCCGTGGCAAGACCGCCTACCGCATGACCCTGCAGACGCGCGAACAGCATATCCGCCGCGAAAAAGCCAACTCCAACATCTGCACCTCGCAGGTCCTGCTCGCCAACATGGCCGGCATGTACGCCGTCTATCATGGTGCCGAAGGTCTGCGTACCATCGCCGGCCGCATCCACCGCCTGACTGCAATTCTCGCCGAAGGCCTCAAGCGGGCCGGCGTCAATCTGCTGACCAAGCAGTTCTACGACACCGTGCACATCGACCTCGGCGCCCGCGCTGAATCGGTCTATCACGATGCCCTCGCCGCCGGCTACAACCTGCGTCGCGTCGCGGCTGGCGTGCTCGGCATTTCTTTCGACGAAACAACGACGCGCGCCGATGTCGCCACCCTGTTCAAGCAGATCACCCAGGTCACCCTCGACATGGCGGTGATCGACGCCCAGGTCGCCGCCGCTGACGCCGCCCTGCCGGAAGCGCAGATCCGCAACGATGCCGTGCTGCAGCACCCGGTGTTCAACACGCACCACACCGAACACGAGATGCTGCGCTACCTCAAGTCGCTGCAGAACAAGGATCTGGCCCTCGACCACTCGATGATTTCGCTCGGCTCGTGCACCATGAAGCTCAACGCCACCAGCGAAATGATCCCGGTCACCTGGCCGGAATTCGGCGGCCTGCATCCCTTCGCACCCCGTGATCAGGCAGTCGGCTATCTGGACATGATCGCCAGCCTGACCGAATGGCTGAAAACCGTGACCGGCTTCGACGCCATCTGCATGCAGCCCAACTCCGGGGCGCAAGGCGAATACGCCGGTCTGGTCGCCATCGACCGCTACCACGCCAGCCGCGGCGAGGCGCACCGCAATGTCTGCCTGATCCCCAAGTCGGCCCACGGCACCAACCCGGCCACGGCCCAGATGGCCAACATGAAGGTCGTCGTCGTCGACTGCGATGACAATGGCAACGTCGATGTCGCCGACCTCAAGGCCAAGGCCGAAGAACACAAGGACGATCTGGCCTGCCTGATGATCACCTACCCGTCCACGCACGGCGTGTTCGAGGAGGCGGTCAAGGACATCTGCGCCATCGTCCATGCCAATGGCGGTCAGGTGTACATGGACGGTGCCAACCTCAACGCCCAGGTCGGCCTGACCTCGCCCGGCTTCATCGGCGCCGACGTCAGCCACATGAACCTGCACAAGACCTTCGCCATCCCGCACGGCGGCGGCGGACCGGGCATGGGCCCGATTGGCCTCAAGGCACATCTGGCGCCGTTCATGGCCGACCACGTCGTGCAGCCGACCGGCGACGCCCAGCGCGTCAATGCCGGCCAGGGTGCGGTCTCTGCCGCCCCCTTCGGCTCGGCCTCGATCCTGACCATCTCCTGGATGTACCTCGCCATGCTCGGCGGCGCCGGTGTCAAGAAGGCGACGCAGGTTGCCATCCTCAACGCCAACTACGTCGCCCGCCAGCTCGACGCCCACTACCCGGTGCTCTATGTCGGCAAGAACGGCCGCGTCGCCCACGAGTGCATTCTCGACATCCGCCCGATCAAGGCGGCCACCGGCATCGCCGAAATCGACATTGCCAAGCGCCTGATGGACTACGGTTTCCATGCGCCGACGGTGTCCTTCCCGGTTGCCGGCACGATCATGGTCGAGCCGACGGAATCCGAATCGAAGGCTGAACTGGACCGCTTCATCGCGGCCCTCATCGCCATTCGCGAAGAAATCCGCCAGATCGAGAACGGCATATGGACCGCTGACAACAATCCGCTGAAGAATGCTCCGCATTCGCAGGCCGATGTCATCAGTGGTGACTGGCAGCATCCCTACAGCCGGGAGCAGGCCGTTTTCCCGCTGTCCTGGGTAGCCGCCAACAAGTTCTGGCCGAGCGTCAATCGCATCGACGATGTGTATGGCGACCGCAACCTGAACTGTGCCTGTCCGCCAATGGAAGCCTACGCCGACTGATGGCCGTCGATCTCTCTGCCATCGCCAAATGGCCGAACGTCCCCGCCTGTTACGACTGGTTGTCGCTTGACCGGCGGGGCGACTGGCGATTGCAGGGAGCGCGCGTCACTCACAGCGGCCTGATCCAGTTCATCAACCGGCAATACGGTTGCGACAAATCAGGCTGCTGGTTTCTGCAAAACGGCCCGCAACGCGTCTTCGTTGCACTGGCCTACACCCCCTGGATTTTCCGGCGCGACGGCGAGATGTTTGTCAGCCATACCGGCGAGGCAGCCGGTGCCATCACGGCCATCCATCTCGACGAAGAAGGCAGCGTTCTGCTCGAAACCGCGCTCGGCATCGGCCTTCTCGACGACCGCGATCTCCCGGCCTGGCTCGACGAATGTCGGCACGACAATGATTGGCCGGTCAGCGAAGAAAACTGGCTCAGCCTGATGTCCGGCTGCGCCGCCAACATCAGCTGGCATGGCATGCCGATTCGCCAACTGCAAGGCGCTGACGTCGCCCGCCGTTTCAATTTCCAGCCCACCCCCCGTCCCTGAACATTCAGCACAACAGATCCGGCGCCATGCCGGGAAAATTGCTTGCGCAAATGCCAAATAATTAGGCATATTGCGATGATCCAAAGCCATTGCGCCTGCCGCGAAGGGATCATCATGTGTTTCAAGCAATCCAAAATCATCGGTTTGAACGACTGGAACTGGGATGGTGATCACATCATGTTCAACACCGTCCTCAAATCCGGCCGGCCGACTGTCGCCAAGCCCTACAAGCAATACCCGATGGATGTACGGGAATACGTGGCGACTGAAAACAATGCGCTGATTCGCCAGACGCTGAGCAAGGACGTCACCGCCTATATGCGCCGCGAGCACATGAACAAAGCCCTGTTCAGCCAGCGGCGCAAGGGGGCCTTCGATTATCGCGTCCACGTCCTGACCAATTTTGTCAGCGAACGCATCCAGTACCAGACCCGGCGCGGACGCGATCCCTGGCAATACCCGGAAGAAACCCTGGCCCTGCGCACCGGCGATTGCGAAGACATCGCTTTTGTCCTTGCCTCCCTGCTCCTCGCCTCGGGCGTCAGCGCCTACAACCTGCGCGTCGCTCTCGGCAATGTCCTGACCCGGCACAGCAATGGTCAAGAGATCAGCTATGACCACATGTGGGTCATGTACAAGGCAGAGTCAGGCCAGTGGCATCTCCTCGAGCCCCTGCGCCAAACGCCGTCGACCGCCGAAACAGGTAGCGGCCAGCCGGCCCTGCCGCTTAATGACGCACTGGTATCGATGGAATACCGGCCGCGCTTTGTCTTCAACGGCGATCACGTATGGATCATGCGCAATCTCGATCAGGATGGCGACCTCGAACAACTGGTCCGCAAGAACTGGCATCGGATCAATCCCAAATTTGCCGGTGCCGTACACCAGAACATCGTCAACCAGGCGCTCGCCGGCATTGCCCCAGCGGCCATGGTCAATTCACTGAACCGCCACTTTTCTTTCGGGTGGACCAATGGCCTAGTCCCGATCATCGAAGACATCGACAATTTCGTCACCCACGGCTACAACTCCCTCGATCACTTCGACAACGGCTTCATTGCCGAAGGCTGGGCAGTGGTCACTGAACGCCTGACCAATTTCGGCAAGAACAATACCGATTTCGACAGCTTTGCCTTGGCCGCCCATGGCATTTCTGATTTCTATGCCCATAGCTCCTACGGCCACTTCGCCAAAATCGTCGGTAATGCCTTTGAGACCTACGACCCGCAGAATCCCGCCAGCCTCGGCATGGCACCGCCAAATTACGCCGCCGGATCGAGCTTCGATCTCTCCGCCTCGGGCGTCTTCAAGCCCAATCGCACGATCTTCAAGGGTGACCGTGACAGCATTCCCGATCTCTGGGCAGGGCAGCTGATTTCCGGCCGTTACGCCCAGCCCGGCGATTCGCAATCGATACTCGAAGGGCCAACGAAGATTCCCGACAGTCTGCTGAAGCGCACCGACTTTGCACAACGTGGTTCGCTACCGCATCACAACACCATGGCAGTTGATCAGGCAACGCGGGAAAAGACACATTTGCTGTACACCGCCGGCAGTCAGGGGCCGACTGACCGCATGGCCTATGCCAACCAGTTTGCCTGGCGGGTACAAACAGCAACCAATCACATCCGGGCGGCCTACCTGCAACAGGCTGCGCCGAACAATCACAACTAGCCGCAGCGAACTCAGTCGCCGCCGTGCGCCGCCTGCCAGTCTGCAATCTCCGGTAGCGCCTCGGACGCATCGTCGAGCAGCGCCGCATTGGCCTGCAGCAGCAATTTGCGCTGACGGGCATTGAGCTGGCGGGGGAACACCGGGGTCAAATCGACCACCAGGTCGCCCGCCGGCTTCTTGCCGCGTCCGGGAAAGCCACGGCCGGCAAGACGTAACTGTTGATGCTTGGCCGGGCCGGCATCGAGACTATGGCTGACCACCCCGGACAGCGAGGGCAGATCGATATCGCCGCCGCCGATCATGGCTAGGGCGCTGACCGGCATGCTGAAATGAAGATCACGACCTCGCAACTGATAGAGCGGGTGGGAATGGATGATCACCGTCAGGTAGAGATCACCCGCCTGCAGTTCGTCATCCCCCGGCTCGCCCTGGCCGCTCAGGCGAAGTTCATCACCGGGCAACATGCCGTGCGGCACGCGGATCTCAAGGCTGACATCGGCCAGCTCCCGACCACTACCGCCGCAATCGGGGCAGATGCGTTCGGTAAAGAATCCCCGCCCACCGCAATCGTCGCAGTGCACCAACTTGCGCTTGGCATCATGCACCCGTCCGCTGCCATGGCAGGCACCACAGAAACGCGTTCGCGCCATCCCATGTTCGCCACTACCGGCACAGGTCGGGCAGTCCTTGCCGCGCGTGTAGTGGATGGTCTTGCGGCAACCGGCCGCCGCCTCCTCAAGACTGATTTCAAGGTTGAGCCGGATATCGGCCGCCCGGGCGACACTTTCCTCCGGCTCGACCGGGGCGGATGCAGTCTCTTCCGTCTCGCCATCCTCATCGTCCGGCGCATCGACGGCGAGTAGCTGCTCATAGGCAGCGCTGATTTCCTTGAAACGCTCGGTGGCCTGCGGATGGTCGCTGCGATCTGGGTGCCAGCGCATGGCCAGCCGCCGGTAGACGCGCTTCAGCTCGGCTGGCGTCGCGCCGGGCGAAATGCCGAGAATTTCATGGGGATCGGAATTGAGTGACGACATGGAGGAACGTGGCGATCAGGTCCGCCCGTAGGTATCCTCGAAACGCACGATATCGTCCTCGCCGAGATAGCTGCCGGACTGCACCTCGATCATTTCGAGCGGCACGATACCGGGATTTTCCAGGCGGTGTTTGACGCCCAGGGGGATGTAGGTGGACTGGTTCTCGGAAACGAGGAAGGTTTCTTCTCCTCTCGTCACCCGCGCCGTGCCGCTCACCACGATCCAGTGTTCGGCCCGGTGGTGGTGCATCTGCAGCGACAGCGTGCCGCCCGGATTGACGCCGATCCGTTTGACCTGAAAGCGCTCGCCAGCATCGACGCCGTCATACCAGCCCCACGGCCGATACACCTTGCGATGCCATTGCGCCACGCTGCGCTGGTCAGCCTTGAGTCGATCAACAATCTTCTTCACATCCTGCGTGGCATCGTGATGGACGACCAGCACTGCATCATCAGTCTCGACCACCACCACATTGCTCAGGCCAACGCAGGCAACCAGACGGCTTTCGGACACCACCAGCGTATCGCGGCAATTTTCGAGCATGACATCGCCACGCGTCGCGTTGCCCTCACCGCACTTCGGCAGCACCTTCCACAGCGCATCCCAGGCACCCACATCCGACCACCCGGCGGTCAGCGGAATCACCGCTGCGCTGGGCAAGCCTGCCTCGCCACTGGTCAGGCGCTCCATCACCGCATAGTCGATTGAGTCCGATGGGCAAGCCTTGAAGGCCTCGACATTCACCCGCACAAAATCGCCATCGGTCTTGCCACCAGCCAAGGCTTGCTGGCACGCTGCCAGAATATCCGGCCGACAAACACCGAGCGCCGCCAGCCAGACCGATGCCTTGATCACGAAAATGCCGCTGTTCCACAGATAATCGCCAGAATCCAGATAACCTTCAGCCGTCTGGCGGTCCGGTTTTTCAACAAAGCGGGCCAAGGCAAAGGCACCCGAACCATCGGCCAGCGCCTGTCCCTGCTGAATATAGCCGTAGCCGGCTTCCGGGCAATCCGGCGTAATACCGAACGTCACCGTCACCCCGGTTTCTGCCAGTGCCACGGCCCGCACCACCGCATCGCGAAAGGCCGGCGCATCGGCGATATCGTGATCGGCCGGCATCACCACCAACACGGGGTCCTCCCCCTCGCGCACCGCCCACAGGGCGGCCAGGGCGAGTGCCGGGGCCGTGTTTCGGCCAAACGGCTCAAGCAATACGGAACCATGCAGACCCAGGGTGCGCACCTGCTCGGCAACCACAAAGCGATGCTCCTCGTTGCATACCAGCAAGGGCCCCGCCATATCAACCAGACCGTCGAGACGCGACAAAGTCGCCTGCAGCATTGACTGCTCGCCGACTAGCGGCAAGAGCTGCTTCGGATACTTCTCTCGGGAAAGCGGCCACAAACGTGTGCCGGAGCCACCAGAGAGAACGACAGGGAGAATTTTGCTCATCAGAATCGACACCAGAAAAAGCAGATCGACGAAGACCGTCCATCAAACCAGTGATTTTACAGCCACCGGGCATTCCGACGGGCCTTTCATGGCGTCGATAAACCAGCCATTCGCAATACCTGGCACAACTTACCTGCTGCCATAGCGGATCGGGTTCAATTCGCCGATCAGGTCGGATATCAGCCCGGCGGTCGTTCCGTGGCGGTCGCGATCCGGGTTGTATTCGACGATTTCCAGTGCTTTCAGTCCAGGCAGGCCGCCCAACCGGCGCATCGCCTCCACGACATCGTATGCAACCAGCCCGTCCGGTTCCGGGCTGCCGACGCCGGGGGCCAGTTGCGGGTCGATGGCATCGAGGTCGAGGGTCACGCCAAAGCCGGCCGGGGCGCTGCTGACGATGGCAATGGCGTCGTCGAGGCAGGGGGCAAAGCCACGGCGATTTATTTCATCACTATCGATGATGCGCACCTGCATGCGCTGCAGGAACGCCAGCTCTTCCGGCTCATAGCTGCGCGGCCCGAGCACGACGGTATGAGCGGCGCTCAGCTGAGAACCTTCGATGCCGATATTGAGCAGGCGCTTGTCGCCCCGCCCGAGCAGGCAGGCCAGCGGCATGCCGTGGATGGCCCCGGAGTAACTCGACTCCGGCGTATGACTGTCAAGATGGGCATCGATCCAGAGGAGGCCGACCGGCCCCGCCTGGGCTCGCGCAACGCCGCTCCAGGTACCGATGGCCACCGAATGATCGCCGCCGATGACCACCGGAAACTCGTTGGCACCGATGGCCAGAGCCACTTCATCAGCGAGATTGCGGCACAGTTCGGCCACCCGTCCGGTGAGCGAGGCACCGTCGCTATCCGGGGCAAACAGGGTCTTGCCCCAGTCAAGCATGGGGTGATGCTCAAGTTCATGCCAGGCTTGCGAATGGTGAAAGGCAACCGGTCCGTCCTCGCAGGCGCGGTCCTGGGCGCCGATGCCGCTGGCAGCACCGATGATGCGAAGGCGGGCCGGATGGCTTTTCTTCATGCGCCGATGGCCGACAGCCGGGCGCGCAGGTCAGCCAGTTCGGTTTCGAGAATACTGACCCGAGCCTTGAGGTCATCGATTTCCTGGCTGGCTGGTTGATTCGTCCTGGCCGGGGTGGCCATGTCAATGTCCGGCTGGCCGCTCAGCAGATGCGCCCAGCGGTTCTCGCGCGAGCCCGGCAGGCGCGGTAATTCGACCACGAGGGCGCCGGCCTCGCGGCTGGCCAGTTCTTCGAGAAAGGCTTCAACCGATGAAATGTCAGCAAATTTATGCAGCCGTTCGCAGTTGAGGCGCAACTCGCCAGCCGTCTGCGGGCCGCGCAGCATGAGCACGGTGAGCAAGGCCGAGGCTTGAGACGGGATGCCGAGAATTTTCTCAAGCCGATGCTCGAAGCGGCTGACCCGGCTGCCGCTAATTTCATTGATCAGCCAGAGTCCCTTGAGGACATCAATGGCCTGGACAACATCGCTCTCGCTGGCCTCGATGACCGGGTTTCGACTCGTCTTCTGGTTGCAACCGGCGAGCAGGGCATTGACCGAGAGCGGATAGGTGTCGGGTACAGTCCGCTGCTTTTCGACGAGCGTACCGAGGACGCGGGTTTCAAGCAGGGAGAGCGGCGGTAAGGGGTTGGTCATGATGGTTTTTCCTAA
The DNA window shown above is from Dechloromonas sp. HYN0024 and carries:
- the gcvT gene encoding glycine cleavage system aminomethyltransferase GcvT, with the translated sequence MLKKTVLNSAHRAMNARMVDFGGWDMPVNYGSQIEEHNAVRNNCGMFDVSHMCPVDVVGADCRTFLSRLVANDVAKLKVSGKALYAVMLNDAGGVIDDLIIYFLTDTSFRIVVNAGTADKDLAWMQAKVAEWKLDVSITQRRDGTNNLGIIAVQGPNARSKVWEVLPQAKTATEGLKAFFAAEVDQYFIASTGYTGEDGYEIMMPAEEAEALWNKLNAAGVAPCGLGARDTLRLEAGMNLYGQDMDETVSPLDAGLAWTVSLNTERDFVGKAALIANGQQKQFLGLILLDKGVLRGHQKVMTAQGDGEITSGSFSPTLQQSIALARLPLGVQIGDTVEVDIRGKALKAKVSKPVFARNGKAVI
- a CDS encoding DnaJ C-terminal domain-containing protein yields the protein MSSLNSDPHEILGISPGATPAELKRVYRRLAMRWHPDRSDHPQATERFKEISAAYEQLLAVDAPDDEDGETEETASAPVEPEESVARAADIRLNLEISLEEAAAGCRKTIHYTRGKDCPTCAGSGEHGMARTRFCGACHGSGRVHDAKRKLVHCDDCGGRGFFTERICPDCGGSGRELADVSLEIRVPHGMLPGDELRLSGQGEPGDDELQAGDLYLTVIIHSHPLYQLRGRDLHFSMPVSALAMIGGGDIDLPSLSGVVSHSLDAGPAKHQQLRLAGRGFPGRGKKPAGDLVVDLTPVFPRQLNARQRKLLLQANAALLDDASEALPEIADWQAAHGGD
- the gcvP gene encoding aminomethyl-transferring glycine dehydrogenase; protein product: MPLNQPLSALEQHDEFIGRHIGPCASEMAAMLAAIGADSLEQLIDQTVPAAIRLPADLPLPAPRREHEALADLKAMAGKNVVNKSCIGMGYYDTLTPKVILRNVMENPGWYTAYTPYQAEIAQGRLEALMNFQQMVVDLTGLEIANASLLDEATAAAEAMTMARRVSKSKSNRFLVDAACFPQTIDVVKTRAGYFGFELVIAAVDTVKDDDFFGALLQYPGDNGEVRDLTATIAGLKAKGTTVAVATDLMALVLLKSPGAMGADIALGSSQRFGIPMGFGGPHAAFFATREAFVRSMPGRIIGVSKDARGKTAYRMTLQTREQHIRREKANSNICTSQVLLANMAGMYAVYHGAEGLRTIAGRIHRLTAILAEGLKRAGVNLLTKQFYDTVHIDLGARAESVYHDALAAGYNLRRVAAGVLGISFDETTTRADVATLFKQITQVTLDMAVIDAQVAAADAALPEAQIRNDAVLQHPVFNTHHTEHEMLRYLKSLQNKDLALDHSMISLGSCTMKLNATSEMIPVTWPEFGGLHPFAPRDQAVGYLDMIASLTEWLKTVTGFDAICMQPNSGAQGEYAGLVAIDRYHASRGEAHRNVCLIPKSAHGTNPATAQMANMKVVVVDCDDNGNVDVADLKAKAEEHKDDLACLMITYPSTHGVFEEAVKDICAIVHANGGQVYMDGANLNAQVGLTSPGFIGADVSHMNLHKTFAIPHGGGGPGMGPIGLKAHLAPFMADHVVQPTGDAQRVNAGQGAVSAAPFGSASILTISWMYLAMLGGAGVKKATQVAILNANYVARQLDAHYPVLYVGKNGRVAHECILDIRPIKAATGIAEIDIAKRLMDYGFHAPTVSFPVAGTIMVEPTESESKAELDRFIAALIAIREEIRQIENGIWTADNNPLKNAPHSQADVISGDWQHPYSREQAVFPLSWVAANKFWPSVNRIDDVYGDRNLNCACPPMEAYAD
- a CDS encoding mannose-1-phosphate guanylyltransferase/mannose-6-phosphate isomerase encodes the protein MSKILPVVLSGGSGTRLWPLSREKYPKQLLPLVGEQSMLQATLSRLDGLVDMAGPLLVCNEEHRFVVAEQVRTLGLHGSVLLEPFGRNTAPALALAALWAVREGEDPVLVVMPADHDIADAPAFRDAVVRAVALAETGVTVTFGITPDCPEAGYGYIQQGQALADGSGAFALARFVEKPDRQTAEGYLDSGDYLWNSGIFVIKASVWLAALGVCRPDILAACQQALAGGKTDGDFVRVNVEAFKACPSDSIDYAVMERLTSGEAGLPSAAVIPLTAGWSDVGAWDALWKVLPKCGEGNATRGDVMLENCRDTLVVSESRLVACVGLSNVVVVETDDAVLVVHHDATQDVKKIVDRLKADQRSVAQWHRKVYRPWGWYDGVDAGERFQVKRIGVNPGGTLSLQMHHHRAEHWIVVSGTARVTRGEETFLVSENQSTYIPLGVKHRLENPGIVPLEMIEVQSGSYLGEDDIVRFEDTYGRT
- the gcvH gene encoding glycine cleavage system protein GcvH, with translation MSKVLANLKYAASHEWMLLNADGSVTVGITDHAQEALGDLVFVELPEVGAHYAAEKEIAVVESVKAAADVYAPISGTVTEVNQAAADAPESVNQDAYAAWLFKMTPDNVADLDKMLDDAAYQAVADAA
- a CDS encoding YceH family protein, coding for MTNPLPPLSLLETRVLGTLVEKQRTVPDTYPLSVNALLAGCNQKTSRNPVIEASESDVVQAIDVLKGLWLINEISGSRVSRFEHRLEKILGIPSQASALLTVLMLRGPQTAGELRLNCERLHKFADISSVEAFLEELASREAGALVVELPRLPGSRENRWAHLLSGQPDIDMATPARTNQPASQEIDDLKARVSILETELADLRARLSAIGA
- a CDS encoding DUF2946 family protein, producing MAVDLSAIAKWPNVPACYDWLSLDRRGDWRLQGARVTHSGLIQFINRQYGCDKSGCWFLQNGPQRVFVALAYTPWIFRRDGEMFVSHTGEAAGAITAIHLDEEGSVLLETALGIGLLDDRDLPAWLDECRHDNDWPVSEENWLSLMSGCAANISWHGMPIRQLQGADVARRFNFQPTPRP
- a CDS encoding transglutaminase family protein yields the protein MIQSHCACREGIIMCFKQSKIIGLNDWNWDGDHIMFNTVLKSGRPTVAKPYKQYPMDVREYVATENNALIRQTLSKDVTAYMRREHMNKALFSQRRKGAFDYRVHVLTNFVSERIQYQTRRGRDPWQYPEETLALRTGDCEDIAFVLASLLLASGVSAYNLRVALGNVLTRHSNGQEISYDHMWVMYKAESGQWHLLEPLRQTPSTAETGSGQPALPLNDALVSMEYRPRFVFNGDHVWIMRNLDQDGDLEQLVRKNWHRINPKFAGAVHQNIVNQALAGIAPAAMVNSLNRHFSFGWTNGLVPIIEDIDNFVTHGYNSLDHFDNGFIAEGWAVVTERLTNFGKNNTDFDSFALAAHGISDFYAHSSYGHFAKIVGNAFETYDPQNPASLGMAPPNYAAGSSFDLSASGVFKPNRTIFKGDRDSIPDLWAGQLISGRYAQPGDSQSILEGPTKIPDSLLKRTDFAQRGSLPHHNTMAVDQATREKTHLLYTAGSQGPTDRMAYANQFAWRVQTATNHIRAAYLQQAAPNNHN
- a CDS encoding arginase — translated: MKKSHPARLRIIGAASGIGAQDRACEDGPVAFHHSQAWHELEHHPMLDWGKTLFAPDSDGASLTGRVAELCRNLADEVALAIGANEFPVVIGGDHSVAIGTWSGVARAQAGPVGLLWIDAHLDSHTPESSYSGAIHGMPLACLLGRGDKRLLNIGIEGSQLSAAHTVVLGPRSYEPEELAFLQRMQVRIIDSDEINRRGFAPCLDDAIAIVSSAPAGFGVTLDLDAIDPQLAPGVGSPEPDGLVAYDVVEAMRRLGGLPGLKALEIVEYNPDRDRHGTTAGLISDLIGELNPIRYGSR